A portion of the Bradysia coprophila strain Holo2 unplaced genomic scaffold, BU_Bcop_v1 contig_297, whole genome shotgun sequence genome contains these proteins:
- the LOC119078711 gene encoding COP9 signalosome complex subunit 4, whose amino-acid sequence MVITTHNLKTQLIALTNFSGPHKEHAEKYRGLLEIILTNTGNDLIETLKLFIEAIVNEHVSLVISRQILSDISTQLMKLPDETSRTVSHFTLDRVQPRVISFEEQVASIRQHLAHIYERNENWREAANVLVGIPLETGQKQYTVDYKLETYLKIARLYLEDGDPVQAEAFINRASLLQAETKSEELHVLYKVCYARVLDYRRKFIEAAQRYNELSYRTIVDESERMTALKNALICTVLASAGQQRSRMLATLFKDERCQHLPAYAILEKMYLDRIIRRSELEEFEALLQLHQKASTVDGSSILDRAVFEHNLLSASKLYNNITFEELGALLEIQPSKAERIASQMITEERLSGYIDQIDGIVHFETREVLPLWDKQIRSLCYQVNKIIEKIGAAEPAWMAKLMDEQMTQ is encoded by the exons ATGGTGATTACGACACATAATTTGAAAACTCAGTTGATCGCGTTAACCAATTTTTCTGGCCCTCATAAGGAACACGCAGAAAA ATACCGTGGATTGCTCGAGATCATCTTAACCAACACCGGCAACGATCTGATCGaaacattgaaattgtttATCGAAGCCA TTGTTAACGAACATGTTAGCTTGGTCATATCCCGTCAAATTCTTAGCGATATCAGTACTCAGCTCATGAAATTGCCGGATGAAACATCGAGAACCGTGTCACATTTCACATTGGATCGGGTTCAGCCTCGCGTTATTTCGTTCGAAGAGCAGGTAGCGAGCATCCGCCAACATTTGGCTCATATTTACGAACGAAACGAGAACTGGCGTGAAGCGGCTAACGTTCTAGTTGGCATACCCCTAGAGACTGGCCAGAA ACAATACACGGTTGACTACAAGTTGGAGACGTATTTGAAGATTGCTCGACTCTATCTGGAAGACGGTGATCCGGTTCAGGCAGAAGCATTCATAAACCGTGCCTCACTGTTGCAAGCCGAAACGAAAAGCGAAGAACTGCATGTGTTGTACAAAGTATGCTATGCCCGCGTCTTGGACTACCGTCGGAAATTTATCGAAGCTGCTCAACGATACAATGAATTGTCATACCGCACAATTGTCGACGAGAGTGAACGGATGACCGCATTGAAGAATGCATTGATCTGTACGGTACTCGCATCGGCCGGCCAACAAAGGTCTCGAATGCTGGCCACGCTTTTCAAAGATGAACGATGCCAACACCTTCCGGCCTATGCAATTCTGGAGAAAATGTATCTGGATCGCATCATTCGCCGCTCGGAATTGGAGGAATTCGAGGCTCTGTTGCAATTGCATCAAAAAGCCAGCACAGTCGATGGATCGTCGATATTGGATCGGGCTGTGTTCGAACATAATTTATTGTCGGCCAGCAAGCTGTACAATAACATTACGTTCGAAGAACTCGGAGCCCTGTTGGAAATTCAACCGAGCAAAGCCGAACGCATCGCCAGTCAAATGATAACCGAGGAACGTTTGAGCGGATACATTGACCAGATCGATGGAATAGTTCATTTTGAAA CTCGTGAGGTGTTGCCGTTGTGGGATAAGCAAATTCGTTCTCTCTGCTatcaagtaaataaaataattgagaaGATTGGTGCAGCCGAACCGGCATGGATGGCTAAATTAATGGATGAGCAAATGACTCAATGA